A stretch of DNA from Spirosoma endbachense:
TGTTAAAATAACTCTCCTTGCCTTTTCCATCCGAGCCAATCCCTGATAGGCCCGGACTGGTGGGGGCGGGGTCATAAATTTTTAGCAGCCCATTGTGCTCAGGTCTGGGTGTGGTTTCGGGCCAATGTTCGGTCATCAGATCCTGAATCAGCGTTCGCATGAGGTCATTGACCGAAGCGATGTCGGGAGCGTACCGCCCGATCAGTTTCGCTTCGTCCATGCCGAGCAGTCGACAGGCGACCGGGTTTGCAAACAGAACCTTTTTGTTCTCATCCAGTCCGATAATGCCATCGCTCATGAGCTGGATCAGGGTATCGATACGCTTTTTCTCGAACAGCAGTTTAGCCAGGTTCGAGTGTTCATATTCATCCAGTTTCTGCGCCATCGAGTTGAATGACCGGGCTAATTCGCCAAATTCGTCACTAGAGCGGAAGTGCAACCGTTCTTCGAAATTACGACTGGTTATTTCCCGAATGCCGCGCGTTAGCTCGCGTACTGGCCGGGCAATGTAGCTGGGGAAGTTAACGACGAACGACAGGACGATCAAAAAACAAAAGGTGCCCACGACCGCCAGGAGCAGGAGGGCATCCGTTGCAGTTTTTTCGGCAGTACCATTCTTGCGAAACATAGCCTGCCGGTTAATGTCATCGAGTTGCAACAGGTTGGATTGCAATCGTTTCGTTGCTGCGGTGTCTGTGGGTATCGCCTTTAACCGATTGAAATCGCGTCGTAAAGCGGCCGTAATTTCCTGCTCGCCCTCTTCAGTAACGTTGGCTTCCTGTTTGTGCAGATTCTCGTCGAACTGCTGGAATGCATCGGGGTCAGAAGTCCGCACAAGCAGGGCTTTCTGCATATCACTGACGTACTGAAGGGAAATGTAATTATCCTTCAGAATAGCCTGCGAATCGTTGGCCAGTTCGTTCAGGTAATAAACACCCAGCCCGCCCAATCCGAGAATAATGGCGAACATGAAGGCTAAACCGAGCGATAGTTTTGATTTAATCGTCATGATAGAATAATCAGGTCGGTAGCCGAATCGGATAACTTATTCAGCAACTGGTTAAAGGCGTTGGTGCGTAAAATGACCTGAATCAAGTTTATGTGTGGCTTGCCGATACATACCGTCGTAATTTTACGCTCCTCAGCTGTTTCGGCAATGGCACTGACGATATTTTTACTTTTAACCTGAATGACTTCAGCACC
This window harbors:
- a CDS encoding sensor histidine kinase, which encodes MTIKSKLSLGLAFMFAIILGLGGLGVYYLNELANDSQAILKDNYISLQYVSDMQKALLVRTSDPDAFQQFDENLHKQEANVTEEGEQEITAALRRDFNRLKAIPTDTAATKRLQSNLLQLDDINRQAMFRKNGTAEKTATDALLLLAVVGTFCFLIVLSFVVNFPSYIARPVRELTRGIREITSRNFEERLHFRSSDEFGELARSFNSMAQKLDEYEHSNLAKLLFEKKRIDTLIQLMSDGIIGLDENKKVLFANPVACRLLGMDEAKLIGRYAPDIASVNDLMRTLIQDLMTEHWPETTPRPEHNGLLKIYDPAPTSPGLSGIGSDGKGKESYFNKQIHAVTVAPTGEGVARPAGWVIMLENITSFKELDQAKTNFIATVSHELKTPISSIKLSLKLLDDSRIGQLNEEQKQLVGHVRDDAERLLSITGELVNMAQVESGQIQLKIETVAPADIVRYATNALQVSANQKRIRFDVNAPPDLPTVKADPDKASWVLVNFLSNAVRHSPEDNRIDVSVYPVGNQVEFLVRDYGAGIRAEHRDRIFERYFRAPGNNGQSSGTGLGLAISKEFIESMGGEIGLKSDLPDGAAFYFRLPGS